The segment AATGGCAAGACCAAGTCCTGCACCAGCAGATTGACTTCTTGATTTATCTCTTCTATAAAACTTTTGAAATATAAGTTTTAGCTCCTCATCACTTATTACATCACCATCATTTTCTATAAATAACTCTGTAATACTATCTTCAGCTTTTCCTCTTATTTTTATAACAGAATCTTTATTACTGTATGCTATAGCATTTTTTAGTAAATTATTTAATACCCTTGCAAACAGCACTCCATCTACATAAATCTTCATATCTTTAGGAACTTCTATGTCAAATTTTAAGTTCTTCTTTTTAAGCAGAGGATATAATTCTTCAGTAAGCTGCTCTAAGAAAAATACTGCATCAAGTGAAGTTTTATTCAAAGGTATTTCCTGAAGATTAAACCTTGTAATATCAAAAAACTGATTTGTCAAATCTTCCAGCCTGTAGGATTTTTTCAGAAGCTTTTTTATATAATCTTTACGAATATCCTCTGGCACTTTTGATTCATCCAAAATTGAAAGATATCCTATTATACTTGCTAATGGTGTTTTTAAGTCATGTGCTAAATATGTTACAAGGTCATTTTTCTTATTTATCTCTACCAATGCCTCTTTCTTTATTATATCTTTTTCATGAATAACATCCCTAATCTTTGAATCAATAAGCTTTAATTTTTCATCTTTCTCCGGTATTTCTCCTTTAGCTAGCAAATCTATCCTTGTTTCTATCTTATTTATAAGCCGTTTTTCTTCATCCTTTCTTGCACGTTGTGCTGTAAAATAAGTAATAACCTCTAAAAGCACAATGCAGATAACAGTTAGTCTAATCAATATATCTTTAAGTTTGGGCCAATAAAAAACTCCCTTTGTATGTTCCATTCCTAAAAAGTTTACTTTTTCTCTATTAAATAGTATTTGCTTTTCAAAATACTCTCCTAAAATCCCTTCAAAACTAAAATCAATATATATCATAACTGCAATAAATATTAAAAAAAACAAAATATAATAATTTATTCTTTTACGCTTCAATTATGTAACCTACCCCCCACACAGTTTTTATGTATTCAGGATGTTCAAAAGAATCTCCCATCTTTTCCCTTAAATTTCGAATATGAACTGTTATTGTATTTGTGGATTTTGAATAATACTCATCTTCTCTTAAAAGATGAAATAACTTTTCTCCATTTACAACTTGTCCTTTATTTAATAACAATATCTTTAAAATACTAAACTCTGTAGGTGTTAATTTCAATTCTCCCCCATTTAAACTTACATTTCTGCTCTTTATATCTAAAATCAGTCCTTTATAATATATGATATCCTGATCTTTGGTATCTTCTCCATACTGCTTGTATCTTCTAAGCTGAGCCTTAATTCTTGCAATAACTTCTAAGGGGTTAAAAGGCTTTGTTATATAATCATCTGCGCCATAAGTAAGTCCTATTATCTTGTCTTGATCTTGAGATTTTGCAGTAAGCATTATTATAGGATAATTGTATTTTTCTCTTATTCTTTTACAAATACTTAATCCATTTATATCAGGAAGCATCAAATCTAAAATAGCTAAATCAGGCTTTCTCTTCCTAATAATTTCAAAAGCTTCTTTTCCATTTTCAGCTTCCCATATTTCAAAAGCTTCAGCTTCTAAATATACTTTTAATATGTCACGAATATCTTTATCATCTTCTACAAGTAAAATCTTTTCCATATCAATCCTCCAAAAATAACCTTAAGAATATTATATCTTAACAAAATTATAATTAAAAGAATGGTTATATTTATTAGTATCAAAACTTTCAAAATAAAATTTTTCCCTTGTATGGATATCTTGGCTGAAGCCACTGTAAAAATACTCTGTATGTTTTATGAGCTCTATAGTTATATTTTCTAAAAGTAGTATAAAATCCCACAGAATTCTTAAAAAAATTTATAGTGTTTTCATCAATCTCCCACTATGTAAAATCTTTAAAATATAAATTCCCAGTTTTTACAACATTTTTTTCATTTTCAAACATTTAGTATGTTTAAAGCAAGTAAAAAACTAAATATTTAAAATTTTCATAAAAGATTGTTTTTTAATAATTTCATATTATACTAATAATATCCAATAAACATAAATTATATTTATTGGATATTATGTGCTTTTTATTAAGGAGACGGAAAATATGGAAAAAGAAATCTCTAATGTAGATAAAGATTTAGGAAAAGAATGTAGAAATTGTGAGGTAAAACATTTGTGGTGGTGGATGTAGAGGCACCGCCTTTAATGCTACTGGCGATATTCAATCCTCTCCTCCTAATTGTAGTGAAAAAAGAAAATAATATACTCATATCTATGGGAATTATCTGAAATTGATAATATTTATAATTTAGTAAAGGATGAGAATTAATGAAAAACAATTATTTAATGAAATTATTAAAACCATTACTACCAAAATATATTATTGCCATTTTTATAGGGTTACTACTTAATGTTTTTATAATAGGATCAACATTTATATCAAAGTATCTTTTAGATAATATATTACCATCAAAAGATATGTCCTTATTAGTAATATTCGTATTGAGTTATATTATTTTTTATGTATTAAAAAATATAATCTCATTTTTAAAAGAATTTTTATTTTCAAAATATGCATATAAAATTCTTTATGATATAAGAGATAACATATTTTCATCTATTATTATGAAATTTGAGTTTACTTCTTTTTCATCACAAAAGCAGGGATATATTATAACTCTATTTAGAGATTGGATAAATTCTATTAGTTGGTTTTTATCTAACATACTTTTAAATACAATTACAGAATGCATTTTACTTGTAATAGGTGTAATAATTTTAGCTGAAACAAATTTAAAAATGTTCTTTATTACCATGATAATTTTACCACTTTATGGTCTTCTTTATCTTTTCTTTAACTCTAAAATAAGAAAAACTAGAATGAAAATGATGGATAAAGATGCTGAAGTTACACAAAATCTCAAAGAATCTTTAGATAGTATTAAAGAGATACGAATTCTTAATACAGAAAATATATTTATAAAAAAATACAACCTTATTCAGGGTGATTTTGGCAAATTTGGTCTTAACTATTCAATTATCTCTTCGATCTATGATAGTTTAGCAAATATTATAAGTATTTTAGGTCATATTATAGTACTATATTATGGAACAATAGAAGTCTTTAACGGTACCATGTCAATAGGAACACTAATTGCTCTAAATTCACTTGTTTCATTATTATATAGTCCAGTAGAAAGAATTATTAATTTTAATAGATTACTACAAGTATTTAAAATTGAATTTGGCAAACTTGATAAATTTATGAAAGATAATCTATGTAATATTAATCCAAAATCAAATACTAATTATTTATCTCATTATAATTGTGATAAGGAAAATAAAAATATCCTCTTAAGGTTAGACAAAGTATCTTTCAAATATGAAGAGTTACAAATACTAAAAAACATAGATTTAATCATAAAAAAACATTACACATACGCAGTTGTTGGTGAAAATGGTTGTGGAAAATCAACATTAATTAATATAATAACAGGCTTATTAGTCCCTAATAGTGGAAATGTATTTATTAACGATATGAATATTCATGAAGACCTATGTAAATTTAGAGCACAAATAGGTTATGTTCCACAAGATACATTTTTATTAAATGATTCTATCATAAATAACATTACATTTGGAAGAAGAAACAATTCAAAATACAGTATAGAAGGATTATTAAATATATGCAATATAGATGATATTCTGGAGAAAAATTCATTTGATTTAAACACAACTATTGGTGAAAAAGGTAATAAACTATCTGGAGGGCAAAAGCAAAAATCGCTTTATGTAGAGCATTATATACTAATCCAAAATTACTTATTATTGATGAAGGTACTTGTAACACTGATTCAGATTCAGAAAATAGAATTATTGAAAATATTAAAAAAGCTTTTCCTGAAATATCAATACTATTAGTCTCTCACAGATTATCAACTATTAAATTAGCTGATGAAATTCTTGTTCTAAAAGACTGTGCAATTATTGAAAAAGGTGGAATAGAAGATTTGTACAACCATACTTCTTATTTCTA is part of the Haloimpatiens sp. FM7315 genome and harbors:
- a CDS encoding sensor histidine kinase, which encodes MKRKRINYYILFFLIFIAVMIYIDFSFEGILGEYFEKQILFNREKVNFLGMEHTKGVFYWPKLKDILIRLTVICIVLLEVITYFTAQRARKDEEKRLINKIETRIDLLAKGEIPEKDEKLKLIDSKIRDVIHEKDIIKKEALVEINKKNDLVTYLAHDLKTPLASIIGYLSILDESKVPEDIRKDYIKKLLKKSYRLEDLTNQFFDITRFNLQEIPLNKTSLDAVFFLEQLTEELYPLLKKKNLKFDIEVPKDMKIYVDGVLFARVLNNLLKNAIAYSNKDSVIKIRGKAEDSITELFIENDGDVISDEELKLIFQKFYRRDKSRSQSAGAGLGLAIAKQIVEKHKGSIKASSKEGHTMFIITLPNS
- a CDS encoding response regulator transcription factor, coding for MEKILLVEDDKDIRDILKVYLEAEAFEIWEAENGKEAFEIIRKRKPDLAILDLMLPDINGLSICKRIREKYNYPIIMLTAKSQDQDKIIGLTYGADDYITKPFNPLEVIARIKAQLRRYKQYGEDTKDQDIIYYKGLILDIKSRNVSLNGGELKLTPTEFSILKILLLNKGQVVNGEKLFHLLREDEYYSKSTNTITVHIRNLREKMGDSFEHPEYIKTVWGVGYIIEA
- a CDS encoding ABC transporter transmembrane domain-containing protein, translating into MKNNYLMKLLKPLLPKYIIAIFIGLLLNVFIIGSTFISKYLLDNILPSKDMSLLVIFVLSYIIFYVLKNIISFLKEFLFSKYAYKILYDIRDNIFSSIIMKFEFTSFSSQKQGYIITLFRDWINSISWFLSNILLNTITECILLVIGVIILAETNLKMFFITMIILPLYGLLYLFFNSKIRKTRMKMMDKDAEVTQNLKESLDSIKEIRILNTENIFIKKYNLIQGDFGKFGLNYSIISSIYDSLANIISILGHIIVLYYGTIEVFNGTMSIGTLIALNSLVSLLYSPVERIINFNRLLQVFKIEFGKLDKFMKDNLCNINPKSNTNYLSHYNCDKENKNILLRLDKVSFKYEELQILKNIDLIIKKHYTYAVVGENGCGKSTLINIITGLLVPNSGNVFINDMNIHEDLCKFRAQIGYVPQDTFLLNDSIINNITFGRRNNSKYSIEGLLNICNIDDILEKNSFDLNTTIGEKGNKLSGGQKQKSLYVEHYILIQNYLLLMKVLVTLIQIQKIELLKILKKLFLKYQYY